One region of Limnospira fusiformis SAG 85.79 genomic DNA includes:
- a CDS encoding exonuclease has product MINELLKTRLQHQPNPFGTSRVDTPFQSHIDFRAIFDNEFERLKHILSDIKNDVNHQSKGAVVIGEPGSGKTHLMMRLAQDLLTKNRLLFIRQPNNPDTVLFHTYSRILESLIQTVPDSSHTQLEYLLANSFAQIIKNTQDYATPTTQKDERLIELIKADNLKLFTDLGKEDTRLKREYWQHIEKRAYDWWINQFSSAGYAPKILKGIIRFCGYTDFKRRQTITQWLAMNDVAPEELEKVGLESWGEDTSREEISLAALAVFSKLSLLDEPLIIIFDQLEGLGQKHNERLLQSFGEAVKEIFTHVPNSLIILNLFPDRWLQFQQVFDGSIIDRISQSQIILNKPSNEQLKQLLDLKAQVADVTIDELFEPQEIADILTAPSIRSVVNAAADYYRYKIDGICLPQRPDKSGNSGVIGMMEKQIHQLREEVAELKFIVSKLVDTFNLADGENIVRVFPNGMAARSPINSSRRSQLEDYLRQQRGILEQNYGQPAIISESDDFGKLKMIIESLKLVLSPLSVDILRLGKRVLPEHLVIKTATHQFAIAFLHQSGTRFYHRMRNLNELVSHRPDIHFNLCRDAREDLISGKSSKIELEKFCQGNNSHYLLFDRDQRITFELIYQAIVDIQNRDLEIDLPEALDILLLDYQDYWLFQNLTQLTLDG; this is encoded by the coding sequence ATGATTAACGAACTATTAAAAACTCGACTGCAACATCAACCCAACCCCTTTGGAACCAGCAGGGTTGATACTCCTTTCCAAAGCCACATTGATTTTAGGGCGATTTTTGACAATGAATTTGAGCGACTAAAACATATTCTTTCTGATATTAAAAATGATGTCAATCATCAGAGCAAAGGAGCCGTAGTTATTGGGGAACCAGGTTCTGGCAAAACTCACCTAATGATGAGATTAGCCCAAGATTTATTAACTAAGAATAGGCTCTTATTTATTCGGCAACCTAATAATCCTGACACGGTTCTATTTCATACCTATAGCCGCATTCTGGAGTCTTTAATTCAAACAGTTCCTGACAGTTCACATACTCAGCTTGAATATTTGCTGGCTAATAGTTTCGCGCAAATCATCAAAAATACTCAGGATTATGCTACCCCTACCACCCAAAAAGATGAACGATTAATTGAGTTAATAAAAGCCGATAATCTCAAGCTATTTACCGACCTCGGAAAAGAGGATACTCGCCTGAAACGAGAATATTGGCAACACATAGAAAAACGTGCTTATGATTGGTGGATTAATCAGTTTTCTTCTGCTGGATATGCGCCCAAAATTCTCAAAGGGATAATTCGGTTTTGTGGCTATACCGATTTTAAACGCCGTCAAACTATTACTCAGTGGTTAGCTATGAATGATGTAGCACCCGAGGAGTTAGAAAAGGTCGGTTTGGAAAGCTGGGGAGAAGACACCAGTCGGGAGGAAATTTCCCTGGCGGCGTTGGCGGTTTTTAGTAAGCTGTCTCTCTTGGATGAACCCTTAATTATTATTTTTGACCAGTTAGAAGGTTTGGGTCAAAAACACAATGAACGACTGTTACAAAGTTTTGGAGAGGCGGTTAAGGAAATCTTTACCCATGTTCCCAATAGTTTAATTATCTTAAATCTGTTTCCCGATCGCTGGTTACAATTTCAGCAGGTTTTTGATGGTTCAATTATTGACCGTATTTCTCAATCTCAAATTATCCTAAATAAGCCATCTAATGAACAACTCAAGCAATTACTTGATTTAAAAGCACAGGTGGCTGATGTGACTATTGATGAATTATTTGAACCCCAGGAAATTGCCGACATTTTAACTGCGCCTTCTATTCGTTCAGTTGTGAATGCGGCGGCGGACTACTACCGCTATAAAATTGATGGTATTTGTTTACCTCAGCGACCTGATAAATCGGGTAATTCTGGGGTTATAGGGATGATGGAAAAACAAATTCATCAGTTGAGAGAAGAGGTGGCGGAACTCAAATTCATTGTCAGTAAATTAGTTGATACTTTTAATTTAGCCGACGGGGAAAATATTGTCAGAGTTTTTCCTAATGGTATGGCGGCTAGGTCGCCAATTAACTCTTCTCGGCGTAGTCAATTAGAAGATTATCTACGACAGCAAAGGGGTATCCTAGAACAGAATTATGGTCAACCAGCGATTATTTCGGAAAGTGATGATTTCGGGAAATTAAAGATGATTATTGAATCATTAAAGCTGGTTTTGTCTCCCCTGAGTGTGGATATTTTGCGACTGGGGAAACGGGTACTTCCTGAACATTTGGTGATTAAGACAGCAACCCATCAATTTGCGATCGCTTTTTTGCACCAAAGCGGGACTCGATTTTATCACCGGATGAGAAACTTAAACGAATTGGTCAGCCATCGTCCTGATATTCATTTTAACCTGTGTCGAGATGCGCGGGAAGATTTGATATCAGGAAAGTCTAGTAAGATAGAGTTAGAAAAGTTCTGTCAGGGGAACAATAGCCATTATCTTCTGTTTGACCGAGACCAACGCATCACTTTTGAGTTAATTTATCAGGCGATCGTTGATATCCAAAATCGCGATTTAGAGATAGATTTACCAGAAGCCTTAGATATTCTCCTGTTAGACTACCAGGACTATTGGCTATTCCAAAACCTC